Genomic window (Candidatus Omnitrophota bacterium):
ATGGCGATTCAAAACGCTCAGCTTATTGATGATCTAAAAAAACAGGTTGATCAAAACAAAGCCCTTTTTATTAATACTGTTCTTTCACTTGCCTCAACCATTGAAGCGAAGGATAAATATACACGAGGACATACCGAGCGTGTTACGCATTATTCTCTGACAATTGCTAATGAATTAGTTAGAAGTAAAGCAGTTGATTTGCCAGAAAGTTTTTCTGAGAATTTATATATTGCAGGCCTTTTGCATGATATTGGAAAAATTGGTGTTCCTGAAAGTGTTTTGTGTAAAGAGGGAGGACTGACAGACGAGGAGTTTGTCCAAATTAAAGAGCATCCGCTTCGCGGTGCCGAAATTTTAAAGAATCTTCCTGAGTTCGAACAATGTCTCGAAGGTGTCAAATATCATCACGAAAGATATGATGGGCGAGGCTATCCTGAAGGATTAAAAGGCGAGGAGATTCCTATTATTGCAGCCATTGTGGCTGTAGCTGACACGTACGATGCTATGACTTCAGACAGAACCTACCGAAAAGCTCTCTCGAAAGAAACTGCTGTTGAAGAAATTAAAAAGAATGCCGGCATTCAGTTTCATCCTATTGTGGCCAATGCATTTGTTGATCTGTGTTCTAGGCAGGAAATTTAACCAAAGATTTTATTGGAAGTTGAATAATAAATTTGGTGCCAATTCCAATTTGGCTTTCAGCAAAGATAATCCCTCGGTGTTCTGCTATAATTCTTTGGGTTATAGAGAGACCTAATCCTGTTCCTTCGTCTTTTCTTGTGTAGAAAGGATCAAAGATATGTTTAAGGTCCTTTTTTTTAATTCCAGGACCGCTATCTTGTATTGCGATGTTTAGGGTGCTACTGGCAATCTTTGTTCTTATCGATAGATTTCCACCTGTTTTCATGGCATCAATGGCATTTAAGAAAATATTTAAGAAAGCCTGCCTAAGTTGATTGGAGTCAGCTTCAATAAATAATTCTAGATAATCACTATCGAATTCTTTGGAGACTTTAATTTTATGTTTTATAAAGTCACTGTTCAAAAACTCTAAGATATTATTCATAAGACTATGAATATCAATATCTTTAAGGGCAAGAGGAGAAGGTCGTGCAAATTCGAGTAGCTGATGTACGATATTGTCAATTCTCTCAACTTCATTTCCAACAATACGACTAAATTTCTTAAGGAATTCTTTGTCTTCTAATTTTTCGGGTAAATATTCACAAAAAGTTTTAATGGCTGTTAAAGGATTCTTAATTTCATGCGCCATTCCGCTTGCCAATGTAGCAATAGATTTTAGTCTTTCCGTTTGTACAATTTCTTGTTTGAGTAATTCATTTTCCTTAACAATCTCATCTCGAGTGTTTTTAAAGAATACTTTATCTACTAAAAACTGAATTTTATTTCGTAATGGAACAGAAATAAGACCTAATCCAAATGCTGTAATAATGCTCAAAGAGATTGAACGATATCCTAGAATTTCTTGCAGCATTCTTTCTATAAAAATGATAATTATTAAGTAGAGCAAAGAAATGAGCGTGATTAAAATAGAGTAAATAATACTTTTTTTAAAGATTATTTGAATGTCCATTAATTGATGCTTAATTATTGCGTACCCAAATATTGAAATAAAAAAAAGTGATGGAATAAAGCCAAAAGGTTGAAAATTAATTCCATAATTTGGAATAAAATCAATAGATGCAAGGGTAAAAATTAAGAATCCAGTTAAAATATATTTTGCTTGAACAGTTTTTTTTGATTTTGGCTTTTGATTTCTTGCAATAAAATTAATAAGTATTTTAAGGCACAAAAGAATGCCAATAAAAAAGAATGCTAAGTAGATGTAGTGGAGATTTCCTGCCTTTGGGTATGGACCCCATTGATAGTAGTAGAACCCATTTACGATTAGGTTTGTTTTAAGAATTAAGAGGCAAAAACTTAGTGTAGTAGCATAGGCAACTCTTATTAGTTTTTTGTTTATTTTAGTATCTAAAAATAGAAGTGTATAATGAAAAGTTAGAGCTGGAAAAGCAGTTATTCCGCAATAAGATATTCTTGCGAGGAGCTGTTCTAAGTTTTTATTTATGTCAAAAAGAGAAATAATCTTATAAAGAAAAAGCCAAGAAAATGTTGTGAGACATAGAAAGAAGAATATTTGATTTATTTTTTGCCGAGGATTTCTGGTCAGAATAATAATTCCTGACCAAAGAATCAAGATTGAAGAAAATATTTGAAGATATGAATAGAAATTTTCAGGCATTTATTTTTTCATCGTTGATCTTACGGTAGCTAAGACCTCGTCTGACTTGAAAGGTTTAACAATGTAACCGGAAGCGCCTAGGCGTACAGCCTCTGTAGCAGTTTCGACTGATTTGTATCCTGTAACAATGATAACTTTAAGTTGAGCATGTTTTTCTTTCATGGATTCGAGTGTCTCAAGGCCGCTCATTTTTGGCATCTTGATATCCATTAAGACAAGAGCAATATCCGAAGAATTCTCTAGAATTTCTAAGGCTTGTTCGCCGTCTTCGGCTAAAATGAGATTATAATAATCTTCGAGGATTAATTTAAGCGACTCCCTGATTCCTTCTTCGTCATCAACAATTAGAATTTTTAGGTTTGACATATTAGAACTCCATATAAAAGGATTAAAGGAATAGAGGAATAGAGGATTAAAGATAAAAGTTTAAAGCTTATTTTTTAAAACAGACATAAGCTTGTGCATAATCCGCTGTACCTCGTCGTGCAATTCAATAATTTTGTTAAAGCTAGCTTGTTTTAAATAATTTAAATCTCTTGCTAGAAATAATTGCGTTTCGAGTTCTGCAAGAGACGCGTAAGAAATAGAAAGAAATCGCAAATATTCCGCTGTTCCAAATCGAGTATATCCTTCTGCAATGTTTGAAGGAACCGATAATGCGCTTCGATTCATTTGAGATGTTAGGCCGTATTGTTCAGTTCTCGGAAATGTTTGCGTTGTTTTGTATATTGTTAAACATAAATTATAGGATTTTTGCCAGGCGATTAGATCTTTATAGGTTTTTAAAGTTTTTTTCTTTTCCACTTGATTCCTTTAGTCCTTTAATCCTTTATTCCTTTTTTACAGCTCTACTGGCGTTGCTACGCAAATCACTTTGGCAACTTTAGTATTAGTATTCTCAAAATAGTGGGGGAGGGAGGCATCAAAATAGAGCGTGTTGCCTTCCTTTAATATATGGCTGTTATCCCCAATTTTTGCAGAAATAGATCCTTCTAAGACAAAAAGAAATTTTTCGCTTGATTTTGAACCTTGTTCGACATTTGTTTTTCCATTTGGCTCAATGCGCAAAAGAATAGGCATCATTTTCTTAGATAAAACTTTGTTAGTTAAGATTTCATAAGATGACCTATCGCTGTAATTAAAGAAATCAGCTGAAGATTCCTCCGTTTTAACATCAACTTTGTTTGTTTCAAGAGAAATATCTTGATAAAGTTCTGTGATTTCAACGTTAAGTGCTTTGGCAATTTCTATGTGCGATTCAAGCGTCCCCGTCATTTTTAAATTTTCTATTCGACTTAAAGTGGCAAGTTGAATGCCGCTTTTCTTAGACAGTTCCGTTAGCGATATTTTTTGCTGTTTTCGAATTTCTTTAATTCTTTTTCCGATTAACATAAATGAGCTCCATTTTTATACTTACGCTGCGCTTAAGCGCACGCGGAGTGTTAGCGAACATAAAATAGCTGTGTGAATCTTAATGAACTCTAGTTTTACAGAACTTTCGTGAATGTAAAACTATTGATTGAATTAATCCTCACGAGCGCAAGCGAGTTGAGGATTTCTTTATTCCTGTTTTCATCTTTTTAATAATAACATATTTTGACGAATAGTCAATATTATTTTGATTAAAAACAAATAAATTTTAGTATATCTTTTTATGAACATTGCAAGTTATTGCAATGAAATATGATGCGACTTCATCTAATATTGATTATTCATCAATATACTCTTGACAAATCATCAACGATATGCTATTCTTGTTATTGCCTTCCAAAGGAGATAGTAATGAACGAAGATAATTTTAAGAATGAATTCTCAAACTCACCAGAAATCGATAATAACATTTTTTCCTCGCCGAGAAGCATTATTGCATTGTATACAAGTTTACGGATTCTTTTAATGATGAGAAAAGAGTTAGGACTTGAGGCAATGCTTGAGTACTTGAATAAGAATGTCGAGACGATCGAAAATAATAATATTCAAATGAAGAGTGCTGTAACAAGGGCGCTGCTTTTTATTGACACGAAGAAAATATATGAAAAAGCTATGTTTAAAGAATAATTGCTTTGTTTTTATGGTTGGGATAATTAGTCTTTTAATTATCTTTTGGCCAGTTTCAGCGCAAAGTTTTATAGGGCAGCCTTCCGAAGAAAATAAAATAGAAATTCTTTTAAAAAACTATATCTGGGAAAAATCAGGAAATGGAATCAATGAGCTTGAGATCACAGCTATTGACATTGTTCCCTCAGAGCCATCAATTGTTTATGTTGGTACTTCAAAGGCCGTGTATCGATCTAGTGACAGTGGAAAGAATTATGTGCTTGCGCTCTATATAGAGGGAAGCCAGCAAAGAGTTAATGATATTTATATTTCCGAACAAAATCTTGTTTATATTGCATCAGATGCTGGTGTTTTTCTTGGTGACAGAGAAGGAAAGCGATGGAAAAAGATTTTTAGCGCTGATTCTTCTAAGAATCAGCGCTGTTTCTCTGTTTTGGATAGTGAAAAGACGATATATGTCGCAACAACAACTGGGCTCTTTTTTAGGTCAAAGACAGGTTTTATTTGGCATCGAATGAGT
Coding sequences:
- a CDS encoding response regulator, whose product is MSNLKILIVDDEEGIRESLKLILEDYYNLILAEDGEQALEILENSSDIALVLMDIKMPKMSGLETLESMKEKHAQLKVIIVTGYKSVETATEAVRLGASGYIVKPFKSDEVLATVRSTMKK
- a CDS encoding four helix bundle protein, producing the protein MEKKKTLKTYKDLIAWQKSYNLCLTIYKTTQTFPRTEQYGLTSQMNRSALSVPSNIAEGYTRFGTAEYLRFLSISYASLAELETQLFLARDLNYLKQASFNKIIELHDEVQRIMHKLMSVLKNKL
- a CDS encoding XRE family transcriptional regulator yields the protein MLIGKRIKEIRKQQKISLTELSKKSGIQLATLSRIENLKMTGTLESHIEIAKALNVEITELYQDISLETNKVDVKTEESSADFFNYSDRSSYEILTNKVLSKKMMPILLRIEPNGKTNVEQGSKSSEKFLFVLEGSISAKIGDNSHILKEGNTLYFDASLPHYFENTNTKVAKVICVATPVEL
- a CDS encoding ATP-binding protein, whose translation is MPENFYSYLQIFSSILILWSGIIILTRNPRQKINQIFFFLCLTTFSWLFLYKIISLFDINKNLEQLLARISYCGITAFPALTFHYTLLFLDTKINKKLIRVAYATTLSFCLLILKTNLIVNGFYYYQWGPYPKAGNLHYIYLAFFFIGILLCLKILINFIARNQKPKSKKTVQAKYILTGFLIFTLASIDFIPNYGINFQPFGFIPSLFFISIFGYAIIKHQLMDIQIIFKKSIIYSILITLISLLYLIIIIFIERMLQEILGYRSISLSIITAFGLGLISVPLRNKIQFLVDKVFFKNTRDEIVKENELLKQEIVQTERLKSIATLASGMAHEIKNPLTAIKTFCEYLPEKLEDKEFLKKFSRIVGNEVERIDNIVHQLLEFARPSPLALKDIDIHSLMNNILEFLNSDFIKHKIKVSKEFDSDYLELFIEADSNQLRQAFLNIFLNAIDAMKTGGNLSIRTKIASSTLNIAIQDSGPGIKKKDLKHIFDPFYTRKDEGTGLGLSITQRIIAEHRGIIFAESQIGIGTKFIIQLPIKSLVKFPA
- a CDS encoding HD-GYP domain-containing protein is translated as MEINYKKELENASRSMILVHDPNLLIKLIIRLIVRKVHAKHAGVLLFQPEKDCYVLTISGGKEGMKIPPGFAKFTKENSLVKLFTQKQYYEQFAKKGYLIVSDLNKLIWQESVLASQEEKKEFLNSVIRQMGMFNVLACVPAYFHGNLLALLLLGEKSTNEGYNAEELDFLSALASNVAMAIQNAQLIDDLKKQVDQNKALFINTVLSLASTIEAKDKYTRGHTERVTHYSLTIANELVRSKAVDLPESFSENLYIAGLLHDIGKIGVPESVLCKEGGLTDEEFVQIKEHPLRGAEILKNLPEFEQCLEGVKYHHERYDGRGYPEGLKGEEIPIIAAIVAVADTYDAMTSDRTYRKALSKETAVEEIKKNAGIQFHPIVANAFVDLCSRQEI